The Enterobacter asburiae sequence CCCCATGCCAAAACTCCTGTTGTTCTGTAATAGCGTTCTGTAGATAGCGTGAAATATCCACCATGTTGCAACTTTGTGCAACCGTGTTAAATGTGACCTGGTTTGCAACCCGGAAAATGAATGGATTGTTAACGAATGGTTAGCTGGAAAAACGCGCTGGCTTTTGTGCGGGAAGCCTGTTTTTATGCGGGAGTTAACACTTTTCAAAGGTGCAACCCGTAAAAGCGTGAGCGAGTGCAACCTATAGGAAACTCGTATCAAACCGGGGATGAATTTGATGTAAATGCAGTGTTAAATCGTTTGTCAGCGGGATGCGCATACGGCAGGATAGCGCGCCCAACGGAAACACATACACACATCACTACGTTCCGGTGATGACATAACAAGGCAGCCCGGACGGCTGTCGCTCGACATTTTGGAGAATTTGAATGGCTATTAGCACACCGATGCTGGTGACATTTCTCGTTTATATTTTTGGCATGATCCTGATAGGGTTTTTGGCATGGCGTTCGACGAAGAACTTTGACGACTACATCCTGGGCGGCCGCAGTTTAGGCCCGATGGTGACCGCACTCTCTGCGGGCGCCTCCGACATGAGCGGCTGGCTGCTGATGGGGCTGCCGGGCGCGATTTTCATCTCTGGTATTTCCGAAAGCTGGATCGCCATCGGCCTGACCGTCGGCGCGTGGATCAACTGGAAGCTGGTGGCAGGCCGTCTGCGCGTGCATACCGAGGCCAACAACAACGCCCTGACGCTGCCGGACTACTTCACCGGACGTTTTGAAGACAACAGCCGCATCCTGCGCATTATCTCTGCGGTAGTCATCCTGCTGTTCTTCACCATCTACTGTGCCTCCGGCATTGTGGCCGGCGCGCGTCTGTTCGAAAGCACCTTCGGCATGAGTTACGAAACCGCCCTGTGGGCCGGTGCCGCGGCGACCATCCTCTATACCTTCGTGGGCGGTTTCCTGGCGGTAAGCTGGACCGATACCGTGCAGGCGAGCCTGATGATCTTCGCCCTGATCCTGACCCCGGTGATTGTGATTTTCACCGTCGGCGGCTTTGGCGAATCGCTGGAAGTGATCAAGCAGAAGAGCATCGAAAACGTCGACATGCTGAAAGGGCTGAACTTCGTGGCCATCGTCTCCCTGATGGGCTGGGGTCTGGGCTACTTCGGTCAGCCGCACATTCTGGCGCGCTTTATGGCGGCGGATTCTCACCACACCATCGTGCATGCCCGTCGCATCAGCATGACGTGGATGATCCTGTGTCTGGCGGGGGCGTGCGCGGTCGGCTTCTTCGGTATCGCGTACTTCAACAATAACCCGGCGCAGGCGGGCGCGGTGAACCAGAACGCCGAACGCGTGTTCATCGAGCTGGCGCAAATTCTGTTCAACCCGTGGATTGCCGGCATTCTGCTCTCCGCG is a genomic window containing:
- the putP gene encoding sodium/proline symporter PutP, encoding MAISTPMLVTFLVYIFGMILIGFLAWRSTKNFDDYILGGRSLGPMVTALSAGASDMSGWLLMGLPGAIFISGISESWIAIGLTVGAWINWKLVAGRLRVHTEANNNALTLPDYFTGRFEDNSRILRIISAVVILLFFTIYCASGIVAGARLFESTFGMSYETALWAGAAATILYTFVGGFLAVSWTDTVQASLMIFALILTPVIVIFTVGGFGESLEVIKQKSIENVDMLKGLNFVAIVSLMGWGLGYFGQPHILARFMAADSHHTIVHARRISMTWMILCLAGACAVGFFGIAYFNNNPAQAGAVNQNAERVFIELAQILFNPWIAGILLSAILAAVMSTLSCQLLVCSSAITEDLYKAFLRKDASQKELVWVGRFMVLVVALVAIALAANPENRVLGLVSYAWAGFGAAFGPVVLFSVMWSRMTRNGALAGMIIGAVTVIVWKQFAWLGLYEIIPGFLFGSIGIVVFSLLGKAPSASMQKRFAEADAHYHTAPPTKLQAE